In one Myxococcota bacterium genomic region, the following are encoded:
- the waaF gene encoding lipopolysaccharide heptosyltransferase II, with product MAVAKEKIAVVLPNHLGDVVMATPALRALRRGRPEAEITAVVRDTLVGVLRGSPNVDRIVAHEIYRRRGALARLRERARVARGLRGTDTVLVLPNSFAGALLAFLTRAQTRVGYARRARGLLLTLAVPAPRENGRFAPQAMERYYLELARRLGAPDLGTQLELFLEPEAEREADSRFAAAGLGGGRPLVCLAPGAGFGPSKLWPLEYVAELARSLRGEGADVALVHGPGEGALADEILRQAGVPLALLGGDSLSLSVLKSLLARAQLLVCNDAGARHIAAAFEVPTIVLMGPTAIGYTNLNLKRTKLLREPVECSPCQLKVCPIDHRCMTRLLPQRVLAEARAALSQRDWQGSVELELAP from the coding sequence GTGGCCGTAGCGAAAGAGAAAATTGCGGTCGTGCTGCCGAATCACCTGGGCGACGTGGTGATGGCGACGCCCGCTCTGCGCGCGCTGCGCCGCGGCCGCCCCGAGGCCGAGATCACGGCCGTCGTGCGCGACACGCTGGTGGGCGTGCTGCGCGGCTCGCCCAACGTGGACCGGATCGTGGCCCACGAGATCTACCGGCGGCGCGGCGCGCTCGCACGGCTGCGCGAGCGGGCGCGCGTGGCGCGCGGCCTGCGCGGCACGGACACCGTGCTCGTGCTGCCCAACTCGTTCGCGGGGGCGCTCCTCGCCTTTCTGACTCGTGCACAGACACGCGTCGGCTACGCGCGCCGCGCGCGCGGGCTCCTGCTCACCCTTGCCGTGCCCGCGCCGCGCGAGAACGGCCGCTTCGCCCCGCAGGCCATGGAGCGCTACTACCTCGAGCTGGCGCGCCGGCTGGGCGCGCCCGACCTCGGCACGCAGCTCGAGCTGTTTCTCGAGCCCGAGGCCGAGCGCGAAGCTGACTCGCGCTTCGCCGCGGCCGGCCTGGGCGGCGGGCGGCCGCTCGTGTGTCTCGCGCCCGGTGCGGGCTTCGGACCGTCGAAGCTGTGGCCGCTCGAGTACGTGGCCGAGCTCGCGCGCAGCCTGCGCGGCGAGGGTGCCGACGTGGCGCTCGTGCACGGCCCGGGCGAGGGCGCGCTGGCCGACGAGATCCTGCGCCAGGCCGGCGTGCCGCTCGCGCTGCTGGGCGGCGACTCACTCTCGCTCTCGGTGCTGAAGTCGCTGCTCGCGCGCGCGCAGCTCCTGGTGTGCAACGATGCCGGCGCGAGACACATCGCCGCGGCTTTCGAGGTGCCCACGATCGTGCTCATGGGTCCGACCGCGATCGGCTACACCAACTTGAACTTGAAGCGCACCAAGCTGCTGCGCGAGCCGGTCGAGTGCTCGCCGTGTCAGCTGAAGGTCTGTCCGATCGACCACCGCTGCATGACCCGGCTCCTGCCGCAGCGCGTGCTGGCCGAGGCGCGCGCCGCGCTCTCGCAGCGCGACTGGCAGGGCTCGGTCGAGCTGGAGCTCGCGCCGTGA
- the kdsA gene encoding 3-deoxy-8-phosphooctulonate synthase yields the protein MRTVEIGDSTSGRLRLGAGLPLAWIAGPCVIESQTLMAATAERLKKLSEKLSTPLIFKSSYLKDNRSDELSYQGPGLDDGLEMLAWIRKEFELPVLSDVHSVEEIAAAREVLDVIQIPAFLCQQTSLLIAAGKSGKPVNVKKGQFMSPSAMSHPVGKIERTGNQRVLLTERGAQFGYHNLVADMTAIPLMKEIGVPVVFDAGHQVRRYGIPSTDPAGGGPREHIPVLIRSAVAAGANGVFLETHPNPREALCDAASQFPLDQLEELMMQTKALAELMRGQGHA from the coding sequence ATACGGACCGTGGAGATCGGCGATTCGACGTCGGGCCGCTTGCGGCTCGGGGCCGGTCTGCCGCTCGCCTGGATCGCCGGGCCGTGCGTGATCGAGAGCCAGACGCTCATGGCCGCGACCGCCGAGCGTCTGAAGAAGCTCTCCGAGAAGCTCTCGACGCCGCTGATCTTCAAGTCGTCCTATCTCAAGGACAACCGCAGCGACGAGCTCTCCTACCAGGGCCCGGGGCTCGACGACGGGCTCGAGATGCTGGCCTGGATCCGCAAGGAGTTCGAGCTGCCAGTGCTGTCCGACGTGCACAGCGTGGAGGAGATCGCGGCCGCGCGCGAAGTGCTCGACGTGATCCAGATCCCCGCATTCCTGTGCCAGCAGACCTCGCTCTTGATCGCCGCGGGCAAGTCGGGCAAGCCGGTGAACGTGAAGAAGGGCCAGTTCATGTCGCCGAGCGCGATGAGTCACCCGGTCGGCAAGATCGAGCGCACCGGGAACCAGCGCGTCCTGCTCACCGAGCGCGGCGCGCAGTTCGGCTACCACAACCTGGTGGCCGACATGACGGCGATCCCGCTCATGAAGGAGATCGGCGTTCCGGTGGTGTTCGACGCGGGTCACCAGGTGCGGCGCTACGGCATTCCCAGCACCGACCCCGCCGGGGGCGGCCCGCGCGAGCACATTCCCGTGCTGATCCGCTCGGCGGTCGCGGCCGGCGCCAACGGCGTGTTTCTCGAGACCCATCCCAACCCGCGCGAGGCGCTGTGCGACGCGGCGAGTCAGTTTCCGCTCGACCAGCTCGAGGAGCTCATGATGCAGACGAAGGCGCTGGCCGAGCTGATGCGCGGACAGGGTCACGCATGA
- a CDS encoding glycosyltransferase family 2 protein: MTGEVDLSIVIVAWNVRDLVLDCLASIREAKLGITYEVIVVDNGSVDATVESVVRQFPETRVLALPKNIGFGAGNNRGLEVMRGRHAVLLNSDTIVLPGGLEACVRFLDEHPEVGAVGPQLLNPDRTKQNCIHNSPTLVSEIVGQSFLRRVFPRRWPSKNVHYDAPVEVEAVLGACLFARREVIQQVGLIDEDYFFFLEETDWCHRMRAAGWRVFHLPDAYVIHLYGESTKKKLPLRTRIEYYRSRYIFFRKNRSPAVYAALRAIVMAKILVGSVFGGRRAAEYRKILAWHGAGEPATSGLAAA; this comes from the coding sequence GTGACCGGCGAGGTGGACCTCTCGATCGTGATCGTGGCCTGGAACGTGCGCGACCTGGTGCTCGACTGTCTCGCCTCGATCCGCGAGGCCAAGCTCGGCATCACCTACGAGGTGATCGTGGTCGACAACGGCTCGGTCGACGCCACGGTCGAGTCGGTGGTGCGCCAGTTCCCCGAGACACGCGTGCTGGCGCTGCCCAAGAACATCGGCTTCGGCGCGGGCAACAACCGCGGGCTCGAAGTCATGCGCGGCCGGCACGCCGTGCTGTTGAACAGCGACACGATCGTGCTGCCGGGCGGGCTCGAGGCCTGCGTGCGCTTCCTCGACGAGCACCCCGAGGTGGGCGCGGTCGGCCCGCAGCTGCTCAACCCCGACCGCACCAAGCAGAACTGCATCCACAACTCGCCGACGCTGGTGTCCGAGATCGTCGGTCAGTCGTTCCTGCGCCGTGTCTTCCCGCGCCGCTGGCCCAGCAAGAACGTGCACTACGACGCGCCGGTCGAGGTCGAGGCGGTGCTGGGCGCGTGCCTGTTCGCGCGCCGCGAGGTGATCCAGCAGGTCGGGCTGATCGACGAGGACTACTTCTTCTTCCTGGAAGAGACCGACTGGTGTCACCGCATGCGCGCGGCCGGCTGGCGGGTGTTTCACCTGCCGGACGCGTACGTGATCCACCTGTACGGAGAGTCCACGAAGAAGAAGCTGCCGCTGCGCACGCGCATCGAGTACTACCGCAGCCGGTACATCTTCTTCCGCAAGAACCGCTCGCCCGCGGTGTACGCGGCGCTGCGCGCGATCGTGATGGCGAAGATCCTGGTCGGCAGCGTGTTCGGCGGGCGGCGGGCGGCCGAGTACCGCAAGATCCTCGCCTGGCACGGCGCCGGCGAGCCGGCGACCTCGGGGCTCGCGGCCGCGTGA
- a CDS encoding YicC/YloC family endoribonuclease, whose translation MPRRSMTGFGRAESQDGISAEVRGVNSRHLEVRARLPRELAALESEVRALAGRHFERGQIEISVRLPREGAFAPRLEIDLEAARAYARAAKELAQGLSKPEELEVAALLALPGVSRLREPELEAESLAAGMLATIDRACAAAAEMRAREGEALERELRGRLDAIEAQLRAVEARVEVVRGGMRERLEKRLSALAPAIELDPGRLEQEIVLQIDRMDVTEETVRLRSHLDQFRETLDAPGAVGRKLEFVLQEMGRETNTIGSKSADTELSRAVVALKTEQERLREQVLNVE comes from the coding sequence TTGCCGCGGCGTTCGATGACGGGCTTCGGGCGCGCGGAGAGCCAGGACGGCATCTCCGCCGAGGTGCGGGGCGTGAACTCGCGCCACCTCGAGGTGCGCGCGCGCCTGCCGCGCGAGCTGGCGGCGCTCGAGAGCGAGGTGCGCGCGCTCGCGGGCCGCCACTTCGAGCGCGGGCAGATCGAGATCAGCGTGCGCCTGCCGCGCGAAGGCGCGTTCGCGCCCCGGCTCGAGATCGACCTCGAAGCGGCGCGCGCCTACGCGCGCGCGGCCAAGGAGCTGGCGCAGGGCCTCTCGAAGCCCGAGGAGCTCGAGGTCGCGGCGCTGCTGGCGCTTCCTGGAGTGTCTCGCCTGCGCGAGCCCGAGCTCGAGGCGGAGTCACTGGCCGCGGGCATGCTGGCCACCATCGACCGCGCCTGCGCCGCCGCCGCCGAGATGCGCGCGCGCGAGGGCGAGGCGCTGGAGCGCGAGCTGCGCGGGCGGCTCGACGCGATCGAGGCGCAGTTGCGCGCGGTCGAAGCGCGCGTAGAGGTGGTGCGTGGCGGCATGCGCGAGCGGCTCGAGAAGCGGCTCTCGGCCCTGGCCCCGGCCATCGAGCTCGACCCGGGCCGGCTCGAGCAGGAGATCGTGCTGCAGATCGACCGCATGGACGTGACCGAGGAGACGGTGCGCCTGCGCAGTCACCTGGATCAGTTCCGCGAGACGCTCGACGCGCCCGGTGCGGTCGGGCGCAAGCTCGAGTTCGTGCTGCAGGAGATGGGGCGCGAGACGAACACGATCGGCTCCAAGTCGGCCGACACCGAGCTCTCGCGCGCGGTGGTCGCGCTCAAGACCGAGCAGGAGAGGCTGCGCGAGCAGGTCCTGAACGTCGAGTGA
- a CDS encoding Trm112 family protein: MSARIDPELLEILVCPKCKADLDVKRAADGAEQSLDCPKCRLSYPVEDGIPVMLVEEARPL; this comes from the coding sequence ATGAGCGCGCGCATCGACCCCGAGCTGCTCGAGATATTGGTCTGCCCGAAGTGCAAGGCCGACCTGGACGTGAAGCGCGCGGCCGACGGCGCCGAGCAGTCACTCGACTGTCCGAAGTGCCGGCTGTCCTATCCCGTCGAGGACGGGATCCCGGTCATGCTCGTCGAAGAGGCGCGGCCGCTCTAG
- a CDS encoding LptF/LptG family permease has protein sequence MVAPLLLWRYMFRDILLHALLGLFAIILLLVVSNLLRFMEELAAAGVGLEGLGQLVMVILPAYASYALPSALLFGVLLSLGRMSADGEIVAMRASGLSVARLLPPALALGVIAALAATYMLFEVQPKAAMKMRVLLRQLAGSIQVIEPGKFMEFGDKLMFVHSLGGASCPLEGVLIGSASEEEGGRSFYAAARCGTLDSDPDARSLAFLMHDGSIHFRDPDPSHYRRIRFHTMRTAVDVSQYTDPKVGTGQLTFQELIAAWRLPKDDPEHKRLDGRYGTGLSVQINRRLAFPAASILLALIAVPLGIRPMRSGRSAGALTAIVVMALYWITFSLGDMASTKGVVPAWFGLWLPNTLALAIGIYLMRRLGRSDD, from the coding sequence ATGGTCGCTCCGCTCCTCCTGTGGCGCTACATGTTCCGCGACATCCTGCTGCACGCCCTGCTGGGTCTGTTCGCGATCATCCTCTTGCTCGTGGTCAGCAACCTCCTGCGCTTCATGGAGGAGCTGGCGGCCGCCGGGGTGGGCCTCGAGGGCCTGGGGCAGCTGGTGATGGTGATCCTGCCCGCCTACGCCTCGTACGCCCTGCCCTCGGCGCTGCTGTTCGGGGTGCTCCTGTCACTCGGCCGCATGTCGGCCGACGGCGAGATCGTGGCCATGCGCGCCAGCGGCCTGAGCGTGGCGCGGCTGTTGCCGCCGGCGCTCGCGCTGGGCGTGATCGCCGCGCTGGCCGCCACCTACATGCTGTTCGAGGTGCAGCCCAAGGCGGCCATGAAGATGCGCGTGTTGCTGCGCCAGCTGGCCGGATCGATCCAGGTGATCGAGCCCGGGAAGTTCATGGAGTTCGGCGACAAGCTGATGTTCGTGCACTCACTGGGCGGGGCGAGCTGTCCGCTCGAGGGCGTCTTGATCGGCAGCGCCAGCGAGGAGGAAGGCGGCCGCAGCTTCTACGCGGCCGCGCGCTGCGGCACGCTGGACAGTGACCCCGACGCACGCTCGCTCGCGTTCCTCATGCACGACGGCTCGATCCACTTCCGCGACCCCGACCCGAGTCACTACCGGCGCATCCGCTTCCACACCATGCGCACCGCGGTCGACGTGTCGCAGTACACCGACCCCAAGGTCGGCACGGGTCAGCTCACGTTCCAGGAGCTGATCGCCGCCTGGCGGCTGCCCAAGGACGATCCGGAGCACAAGCGGCTCGACGGCCGCTACGGCACGGGGCTTTCGGTGCAGATCAACCGGCGGCTGGCGTTCCCGGCCGCGTCGATCTTGCTCGCGCTGATCGCCGTGCCCCTCGGCATCCGGCCCATGCGCTCGGGCCGCTCCGCGGGCGCGCTCACCGCGATCGTGGTCATGGCGCTGTACTGGATCACGTTCTCGCTGGGCGACATGGCCTCCACCAAGGGCGTGGTGCCGGCCTGGTTCGGCTTGTGGCTGCCCAACACGCTCGCGCTCGCGATCGGCATCTATCTCATGCGGCGGCTCGGCCGGAGCGACGACTGA
- the gmk gene encoding guanylate kinase: protein MSRRGIPFVVSGPSGVGKSTIVRQVIANDRGVAFSISHTTRRPRAGEKDGVDYFFVDRAEFQELIAADAFLEHAEYQGNLYGTSRAAVARPTAEGYDLILEVEIQGAQQLRKRLPEAVRIFIEPPSFEILEERLRGRSTETDDVMRARLERAREELAYADQCHHRIVNESIDAAVDEFLEIVREARKERG, encoded by the coding sequence GTGAGTCGCCGCGGCATCCCGTTCGTGGTCTCCGGCCCCTCGGGCGTGGGCAAGAGCACGATCGTGCGCCAGGTGATCGCCAACGACAGAGGCGTGGCCTTCTCGATCTCGCACACCACGCGCAGGCCGCGCGCCGGCGAGAAGGACGGCGTGGACTACTTCTTCGTCGACCGCGCCGAGTTCCAGGAGCTGATCGCCGCCGACGCGTTTCTCGAGCACGCCGAGTACCAGGGCAACCTGTACGGCACCAGCCGCGCAGCGGTCGCTCGGCCCACGGCCGAGGGCTACGATCTGATCCTCGAGGTCGAGATCCAGGGCGCGCAGCAGCTGCGCAAGCGCCTGCCCGAGGCCGTGCGCATCTTCATCGAGCCCCCCTCGTTCGAGATCCTCGAGGAGCGGCTGCGCGGGCGCAGCACCGAGACCGACGACGTCATGCGCGCGCGGCTCGAGCGCGCGCGCGAAGAGCTGGCCTACGCAGATCAGTGTCACCACCGGATCGTGAACGAGTCGATCGACGCGGCGGTCGACGAGTTCCTCGAGATCGTCCGCGAGGCGCGCAAGGAGCGCGGCTAG
- a CDS encoding DUF370 domain-containing protein, protein MKLLNIGYGNVIVADRVVAVVGSSAAPIRRLREEAGPRGKLVDATQGRKTRSVIITDSDHVVLSAVQPETIAARLTGAADDEEAQ, encoded by the coding sequence GTGAAGCTGTTGAACATCGGCTATGGCAACGTGATCGTCGCGGACCGCGTCGTGGCGGTCGTGGGCTCGTCGGCTGCGCCGATCCGGCGCCTGCGCGAAGAGGCCGGCCCGCGTGGCAAGCTGGTCGACGCGACCCAGGGCCGGAAGACGCGCTCGGTGATCATCACCGACTCCGACCACGTGGTGCTGTCGGCCGTGCAGCCGGAGACGATCGCGGCGCGGCTCACGGGGGCGGCCGACGACGAGGAGGCCCAGTGA
- a CDS encoding glycosyltransferase family 9 protein — MLGPIPAERILVIRLGALGDVVRTRWAFAGVRALYPEARIDWLVEDRAAAGLIALPGLSEQVVVPRRKLRARHPWLALTSLRELARELRERRYDLSIDFHGVFRSGFLAWAAGIPVRVGYAAPTAKEWSHWFATQRAPAQRHVSRFERNAALVRFLGGEVPARPNVLALDPALAEKLDLPRRFALIHPGTSPKTTYKRWEAERFAAVARGLRARAGIETLVAFGPVAGEREAARAVVAAAEGAAALAPPTESLAELLALLTRARLFIGCDSGPMHLAALAGTPVVAIFGPTDPVENAPSQGVPHRIVRHDVGCNPCREGCPARACMRAVEPEGVLEAALALL, encoded by the coding sequence ATGCTAGGGCCCATCCCGGCGGAGCGCATCCTCGTGATTCGCCTCGGCGCGCTCGGCGACGTAGTGCGCACGCGCTGGGCGTTTGCCGGCGTGCGCGCGCTCTATCCCGAGGCGCGCATCGACTGGCTGGTGGAGGATCGCGCCGCCGCGGGCCTGATCGCGCTTCCGGGTCTGTCGGAGCAGGTGGTCGTGCCGCGGCGCAAGCTGCGCGCCCGCCACCCGTGGCTGGCCCTGACCAGCTTGCGCGAGCTCGCGCGCGAGCTGCGCGAGCGCCGCTACGACCTGTCGATCGACTTCCACGGCGTGTTCCGCAGCGGCTTCCTGGCCTGGGCCGCCGGCATCCCCGTGCGGGTCGGCTACGCGGCGCCGACCGCCAAGGAGTGGAGTCACTGGTTCGCGACCCAGCGCGCACCCGCGCAAAGACACGTCTCGCGCTTCGAGCGCAACGCGGCCCTGGTGCGCTTCCTGGGCGGCGAGGTTCCGGCGCGGCCGAACGTGCTGGCGCTCGACCCGGCGCTGGCCGAGAAGCTCGACCTGCCGCGCCGCTTCGCGCTGATCCACCCGGGCACGAGCCCCAAGACCACTTACAAGCGCTGGGAGGCCGAGCGCTTCGCCGCGGTGGCGCGCGGGCTGCGCGCGCGCGCCGGCATCGAGACACTCGTGGCGTTCGGCCCGGTCGCGGGGGAGCGCGAGGCGGCGCGCGCGGTGGTGGCGGCAGCGGAGGGCGCAGCGGCGCTCGCGCCCCCGACCGAGTCACTGGCCGAGCTGCTGGCGCTTTTGACGCGCGCGCGGCTGTTCATCGGCTGCGACTCGGGCCCCATGCACCTGGCGGCGCTGGCGGGAACGCCCGTGGTGGCCATCTTCGGGCCCACCGACCCGGTCGAGAACGCCCCCAGCCAGGGCGTCCCGCACCGGATCGTGCGCCACGACGTGGGCTGCAACCCCTGCCGCGAGGGCTGCCCCGCGCGCGCCTGCATGCGCGCGGTCGAGCCCGAGGGCGTGCTCGAGGCCGCTCTCGCGTTGCTCTAG
- a CDS encoding lipopolysaccharide kinase InaA family protein: MRGPVRHVPAGYVVHRVADAYLVFDAELASELVALRLADPEARKRLFARAPRRGRGVVPSVSLRRDTHVVLRRYQHGGLLGGLTGSLYLGPARALEELHVTARAESMGAPVPHVLCLALWPAAGPFWSALIGTREERGARDLLDALLSAPSAEAQRTLLREVGEAVRRLHDAGVDHRDLQLHNVLVVEDAGRRRIVVVDLDRAVYHPRGGLPPRLRARNLGRLTRSAVKAGLFRGPIGRRELAAFIGAYTGRDRKLRAALRGWMRREQWKLALHRLGYRLSGERSAARAAAPLRRA, encoded by the coding sequence ATGCGCGGGCCCGTGCGGCACGTGCCCGCCGGCTACGTGGTGCACCGCGTCGCCGACGCCTATCTCGTGTTCGACGCCGAGCTCGCGTCCGAGCTCGTGGCGCTGCGGCTGGCCGACCCCGAGGCGCGCAAGCGCCTGTTCGCGCGCGCGCCGCGCCGCGGCCGCGGGGTGGTGCCGAGCGTGTCACTGCGGCGCGACACGCACGTGGTGCTGCGCCGCTACCAGCACGGCGGGCTGCTCGGCGGACTCACCGGGTCACTCTATCTGGGGCCGGCGCGCGCGCTCGAGGAGCTGCACGTGACCGCGCGCGCCGAATCCATGGGCGCACCCGTGCCGCACGTGCTGTGTCTGGCGCTGTGGCCGGCGGCCGGGCCGTTCTGGTCGGCGCTGATCGGCACGCGCGAGGAGCGGGGCGCGCGCGACCTGCTCGACGCCCTGTTGAGCGCCCCCTCCGCCGAGGCGCAGCGCACGCTCCTGCGCGAGGTGGGCGAGGCCGTGCGGCGGCTCCACGACGCGGGCGTCGACCACCGCGACCTGCAGCTCCACAACGTGCTGGTGGTCGAGGACGCGGGCCGGCGGCGCATCGTGGTGGTCGACCTCGACCGCGCCGTGTACCACCCGCGCGGGGGGCTGCCGCCGCGCCTGCGCGCGCGGAACCTGGGCCGACTGACGCGCTCGGCCGTGAAAGCGGGATTGTTCCGCGGCCCGATCGGCCGCCGCGAGCTGGCGGCGTTCATCGGCGCCTACACGGGCCGCGACCGCAAGCTGCGCGCCGCCCTGCGCGGCTGGATGCGCCGCGAGCAGTGGAAGCTCGCGCTGCACCGTTTGGGTTACCGGCTGTCGGGCGAGCGCAGCGCGGCTAGAGCGGCCGCGCCTCTTCGACGAGCATGA
- a CDS encoding bifunctional (p)ppGpp synthetase/guanosine-3',5'-bis(diphosphate) 3'-pyrophosphohydrolase, with product MARINEIVEQVQGNAPDADVSLLERAYVYSAKVHQGQMRLSGEPYLTHPLAVAEILANMRMDPVTVAAGLLHDTVEDTLATDRDIRNQFGDEVGDLVAGLTKLSKIEFQSREEAQAENFRKMLIAMSKDIRIILIKLADRLHNIRTLDFMKEESRQRIARETLDIYAPLAHRLGIYWMKEELEDRAFRVLHPEVYRSIEERIAGTKKERERYIDDVRTRLQAELSARGLHCEVTGRLKEAYSLYKKMSQQNVSIDQIYDLIAFRVIVDGTTTTCYETLGIVHGLWKPVQGRFKDYIAMTKPNGYQSIHTTVIGPFGERMEVQIRTQEMHRVAELGIAAHWKYKGDGATRPSDEQKFAWLRQLLEWQQQLKDPNEFLETVRVDLFSDEVYVFTPKGDVQALSAGATPIDFAYAVHSEVGNHCAGAKINGQLVPLRHKLTNGDTVEIVTSPHQRPRQEWLDIVVTGRARSRIRHFLKSEQVERSRALGRDLLHRELHKRGLSFEKLAKAGELKNVAKELGVRDLDGLLQAVAYGKHDARAVARKIAGVGEDEPEPKPSLLRRVLSVGRGGPGQVRVSGMDNVLVRFAKCCSPVPGESVEGFITRGRGVTVHASDCSKIFHLDPDRRVPVTWEDVAGAPPVNVKVRVVSEDRQGLLAAVTNKISAEGVNIDSAQIYTEPDGRAIQVFELSVKNRKHLDGVLRQIAKIRGVVTVERVRGE from the coding sequence ATGGCGCGCATCAACGAGATCGTCGAGCAGGTCCAGGGCAACGCCCCCGACGCCGACGTCTCGCTGCTCGAGCGCGCCTACGTGTACTCGGCCAAGGTGCACCAGGGGCAGATGCGGCTCTCGGGCGAGCCCTACCTGACGCACCCGCTGGCCGTGGCCGAGATCCTGGCGAACATGCGCATGGACCCGGTGACGGTGGCGGCGGGCCTGCTGCACGACACGGTCGAAGACACGCTGGCGACCGACCGCGACATCCGCAACCAGTTCGGCGACGAGGTCGGCGACCTGGTCGCGGGACTCACGAAGCTGTCGAAGATCGAGTTCCAGAGCCGCGAAGAGGCCCAGGCCGAGAACTTCCGCAAGATGCTGATCGCGATGTCGAAGGACATCCGCATCATCCTGATCAAGCTGGCCGACCGGCTGCACAACATCCGCACGCTCGACTTCATGAAGGAGGAGTCACGGCAGCGGATCGCGCGCGAGACGCTCGACATCTACGCGCCGCTCGCGCACCGGCTCGGCATCTACTGGATGAAGGAGGAGCTCGAGGACCGCGCGTTCCGCGTGCTGCACCCCGAGGTCTACCGCTCGATCGAGGAGCGCATCGCCGGCACCAAGAAGGAGCGCGAGCGCTACATCGACGACGTGCGCACGCGGCTCCAGGCCGAGCTCTCCGCGCGCGGCCTGCACTGCGAAGTCACCGGGCGGCTCAAGGAGGCCTACAGCCTCTACAAGAAGATGTCGCAGCAGAACGTGTCGATCGACCAGATCTACGACCTGATCGCGTTCCGCGTGATCGTCGACGGCACGACCACCACCTGTTACGAGACGCTCGGCATCGTGCACGGGCTGTGGAAGCCGGTCCAGGGCCGCTTCAAAGACTACATCGCGATGACCAAGCCCAACGGCTATCAGTCGATCCACACCACCGTGATCGGGCCGTTCGGCGAGCGCATGGAGGTGCAGATCCGCACGCAGGAGATGCACCGCGTGGCCGAGCTCGGCATCGCCGCGCACTGGAAGTACAAGGGCGACGGCGCCACGCGCCCCAGCGACGAGCAGAAGTTCGCCTGGCTGCGCCAGCTGCTCGAGTGGCAGCAGCAGCTCAAGGACCCCAACGAGTTTCTCGAGACCGTGCGCGTCGACCTGTTCTCGGACGAGGTCTACGTGTTCACGCCCAAGGGCGACGTGCAGGCGCTATCCGCGGGCGCGACGCCGATCGACTTCGCCTACGCGGTGCACAGCGAGGTCGGGAATCACTGCGCGGGCGCGAAGATCAACGGCCAGCTCGTGCCGCTGCGTCACAAGCTCACCAACGGCGACACGGTCGAGATCGTGACTTCGCCGCACCAGCGGCCGCGCCAGGAGTGGCTCGACATCGTGGTGACCGGCCGCGCGCGCAGCCGCATCCGGCACTTCTTGAAGTCGGAGCAGGTCGAGCGCTCGCGCGCGCTGGGCCGGGACCTCTTGCACCGCGAGCTGCACAAGCGCGGTCTGTCGTTCGAGAAGCTGGCGAAGGCGGGCGAGCTGAAGAACGTGGCCAAGGAGCTGGGCGTGCGCGACCTCGACGGCCTGCTGCAGGCCGTGGCCTACGGCAAGCACGACGCGCGCGCGGTGGCGCGCAAGATCGCCGGCGTGGGCGAGGACGAGCCCGAGCCGAAGCCGTCGCTCTTGCGGCGCGTGCTGTCGGTGGGCCGGGGCGGACCCGGTCAGGTGCGCGTGTCGGGCATGGACAACGTGCTCGTGCGCTTCGCCAAGTGTTGCTCGCCGGTGCCCGGCGAGTCGGTCGAGGGCTTCATCACGCGCGGGCGCGGGGTCACCGTGCACGCGAGTGACTGCTCGAAGATCTTCCACCTCGACCCCGACCGGCGCGTGCCGGTCACGTGGGAAGACGTGGCGGGCGCGCCGCCCGTGAACGTGAAGGTGCGCGTGGTGTCCGAGGACCGGCAGGGCTTGCTGGCCGCGGTGACCAACAAGATCAGCGCCGAGGGCGTGAACATCGACAGCGCGCAGATCTACACCGAGCCCGACGGGCGCGCGATCCAGGTGTTCGAGCTCTCGGTCAAGAACCGCAAGCATCTCGACGGCGTGCTGCGCCAGATCGCGAAGATCCGCGGGGTGGTCACGGTCGAGCGGGTGCGCGGTGAGTGA